AAAATATCGCTTAATTGCCGATATTTCAGTAATAAAGTCAATCgtcttatttacttttattgttCGTTCCTCCTTCATctatcttttaaatattataattattatttgatatTGTTAAACAATACATTTACTTAATGACAATTAAATTATGAcaaatcaatttataaaaatgtacaaaattatCAAATGCTGGTCGTATAAGCTACAGTTGGTATTTAAAAACGACAGAAAACGGAAAATGTTATATTTGGTATAATTCTGTGGGAAAATTGATCGACTAGGCTGGTCATACTGTTTTGTTTCCGCTATTTATGTAAATGTTTAGCAAAATTGCGAAAAAAGTGCATAAATGTGCGCTTTCCCAGTGAAAAAGTAGTTGCGTTGCATCCAGCGGAAAGCCTAGTGTCGTCGGCAATCGACCGATCGAATTGGCGGACCAAACGCAGCCACAGGCAACGTGTTGTATTCGGGGCGCGGCGCCTGCTGAAAACTGCGGACGGACACGGAACAGACATCCTTTGGACGAGAACACATCCACACACAGCTACAGCGACATCGATACTTTCTGGCAGTGACCCCGCACCCCACACAATGGCCGAGCGACCGAAAAATTTGTTCGCAAGTGAGTATATTGAAACCTTTGGTTTTCAACGCAGCCGCCCACACGCAGTCAGGCAGGCAGGAGGTACACATACTCGCCACCAATAAACAGTGACGCATAGCTGGCGCAGCGCAGTGATAAGCCACAATCAAGACCAGTATCTCATCGACTCTTTCAGCCGGACCCAGTCGCTCTCGCGATCCCCCGGATCAGCTTAGCCTGAACAACCTCAGCATCCGCCATCCGCCTTCGTCCACCTCGTCGACCTCGTCGGGCTCCACATCCTCGGGCTCAAGTTCCTCATCGCAGCACAACAATATGTCCCGCTGCTTTGGCGCCCAGCAACCgctgcagccgccgccgccggtgaCTGCAGCTCCACTGGCTtcgagcagcaacagcaataacAGCTCGGCGGCTGATCGTCATCGCGAGCGGATACGCCAGCAAGCCTGCGGTAAGCTACAGTTCGGCGAGGGCCCGGTCAACACGCATCATTTCACTTCGGATGATCTCGACGACGAGGGCGAAATCGGTCGCGGGGCCTTCGGGGCTGTCAACAAAATGATATTTAAGAAACTTGACAAGGTGATGGCGGTCAAGCGCATTCGCTCCACCGTAGACGaaaaggagcagaagcagctgcTCATGGATCTCGAAGTGGTCATGAAGTCCAATGAGTGCATCTATATAGTTCAGTTCTATGGGGCGCTCTTTAAGGAGGGCGATTGCTGGATCTGCATGGAGCTCATGGACACATCGCTGGACAAGTTCTACAAGTACATATACGAGAAGCAGCAGCGCCACATACCCGAGTCCATTCTGGCCAAAATCACGGTGGCAACAGTGAATGCCCTCAACTATCTGAAAGAGGAGCTGAAGATCATTCATCGGGATGTAAAGCCAAGCAACATCTTGCTACACCGTCGGGGAGACATTAAGCTATGTGATTTCGGTATTTCGGGTCAACTGGTTGATTCGATCGCCAAAACTAAGGACGCGGGATGCAGGCCCTACATGGCGGTAATAAGAAGCTGACTTTTAAATTCTATTTGTTTCATTGCCATATACATTTCCTGCAGCCGGAACGCATCGATCCAGAGCGGGCCAAGGGCTATGATGTGCGCAGCGATGTTTGGTCCTTGGGCATCACTTTGATGGAGGTCGCGACAGGCACATTCCCGTATCGTAAATGGGACTCTGTATTCGAGCAGTTGTGCCAGGTAAGGACTTAAGCTTATAACCTAAATTGAATTCCATATTCGATGTAAAAACACATACATAGCTTCCGTAGCTTCCTAAAGACAGCAAGTAACGCGTAACTTGATGTTTATAAAGTGGATCAGTTATGCCATTTTATCTTAGGATACGCATTTCCTGTCCTGTCTGTTTCCTGCCTGGTAAAAGCATTTATTATCCCTTTTATAGGTATAATTGCAAGGccatgaatatttattttgattctttttttttatgtgatGAGAACACacagaatacattttttaattgatataATTTTACCTAATTTAGCATATTGTAAAGCAGATAACGAAATATTCGAATGCAAAGAAGAGCAAACGCCATAAGCAAGAAtcgaagctaacttcggcatggcgaagtttttatacccttgcagtatTCAATTAGATcgtaattatatatttttaattttacaggcttacatttacagttttacattaacagctttacatttttctctacatctgccGATCATTCTATGGCAGCTTTATGATATAATCGTCCGATCTTCATAGAAATAGAaccgaaataataaaaaaattaccatatcTCAAAGAAGATGAAAATTTGATCAAAAGCAAcgagtttatatttttctttttcttaaaatttgttgATTATTTCTATCgcagctatataatatagtcatCCGATCAGGATGGTTccgacatacatacatatacatatatcagtGAGAGTAGTCAGAAGACTATAAGCAAAGTTTAATGTActagatagcttcaaaactgagggactagcttgggttgcaaacttctaaataaaattataacacactgcaagggtataacaatgTGAGTcactgaaaaaaatcaaaaaattgttgGAGGTTCACAgaaatttgcaattaaattggTCGATCTCTGAAACCACTCTCGTTGTATGTTCCGTGCGAATCACTTGAATTTTGCAAATAtcttaaacataaaaattacCTAAAATCAATCATTCAACCAATAAAAGAgctaataaaaactttttgtcagaaaaaattttttttttcagtttttctctttttaatGTGTACGAATCGTCCCATGCGCGATTTTGTATCCACATGTAGATAATCAAAGGACTCttgatattatattttaaaatgtgtaCCTATTGCCTTTGTCTTTCCCACAGGTTGTTCAAGGCGAACCTCCGCGACTATTGACCTCTTACAATGGCATGGAGTTCTCCAAAGAGTTTGTCGACTTTGTAAACACTTGGTGAGCATTTACAGTTACATAAATTTGTCCATATAATTGTGTTATATACCCTCTACAGCCTGATTAAAAAGGAGAGCGATCGACCGAAATACAGCCGGCTGCTTGAGATGCCCTTCATCCGGCGCGGTGAGACAAGTCATACCGACGTGGCCGTGTATGTGGCCGATATACTAGAGTCCATGGAAAAAGACGGGATCACACAGTTCACTGCAAACCAACAGGCGGAGAGTTAATCACCTTACGATACAAGGAAGCAAGTCATATTTTAACTATGAATCAGTAAAAAGCGAACTAAGTCGAAGCAAAGGGaggagaaaattaaaattgttgtataatttgtagCATTTTGTAGAAAACATAGCGCGTATTTTGTTAAACAGAAATACAAAACTAAGCGAAAAGTATGTATGATGATAGAAGGCAAAATGTGTGTAAAGTTAAAATACCCACAAATGTCCTTTGTAATTGAATTCTTTTTGTATGTGCGGCTTTGTGCGCATAGTTTGTGTTAtgaataaatttccatttgtatttgtttgtagAAGACAGAGAGCGGTGGAGTGCAGTCAACGACAAGTAGCTTCACCGCCGCCCGCTAACGGTTTTTTTGTTCAGCCAAAACGAGCATTTTATAATATCTATTGATGATTCCCGACCAATTGGCGATGCATTTTGCGTAAAAATAGCAGCCACAGGCAAAACTTaagcaatatttttaacaaacaGTTCAAGGTTAACTACCAATGCAAACTAACAACAACATTGACACGAGTTTGCGTAGTGTGGGAATTACTTGAACAAAGTAcattaaaatacattatttattgaaaagatTTTTGTAATCCTATTAGATTTTTGAATTTGCATACAAAAATGATTGTGaaaagctttaaataattGCCAAGCGGCTGAGATGTTTAAATTGTAGTAGAaattagaggtttacgccgatggttaaaggcatcggcggcggcgtagaggtcaaaatgactcggcggcggcggcgtagtagtcagaaagaaccggcggcggcggcgcgtcaaataaggcaaaaaggccattttaatgagttatttattttttttaaagttttataaagaacaatgacactgaaggccgcgctgaagctgcgccgatgccgcaccagcggcgcgccgcggcgcgccgttattttcataatttggcggcggcgcgtcaaataaggcaaaaatcggcggcggcggcggcgtggcgcggcggcgtatatgtctagtAGAAATTATTGCAGACGAAATGCAAATTAATCCCTTTATAAgtatatgaaataattaacCACAAACACATTCATACACTTTCTACATACACACCCACACATTTACACACGTTTTTATGCGTAGTAGTTAGTCGTAAGcggagcaaaaatatttagcaAAAAGTTacagctacaaaaaaaaaaaaacaaaaaaaaaaacatgtgaaaactgaaaaataaaaacaaaataaatgtattgtGCCTAAGTATAAACCGAAATGTTAGAAGAAACTCAACCAGAGAGaactaaaacttaaatttaatcaaaacgCATCAGTCATTTATAATCCTTAGCCAAGCTTTTACACTCCAAGCTTACGTATAGCCGTACCGCCACTCCCCCCCAGCACAAATACACAACCAAACAATGGCACCGTCTCTGCTCCCGTCTAAAAAAAGTAGCttacaaacaattaaaaagaCCATGCAAATGTTTTTTGATTAACATTTTTACGCAAGCGCCAATGTGAAAGCaaagtttattttgtatacagatatacatgcattatacacatatatatttgcacGGGTTGCATATAGAGTAAGCGAAGCAACCAGAGCCTGCAGCCATaatcttttattttcaaacttTGTTTCGCAAAATAAAGTCCTACAGCATTTGAAGCGaaataaatatacacatataaaagtaaatatatttttactaatCAAGAAAACATTCTAGTTGCAATTGGGTCGATTCCCGTACGCCCATTGCCGATGTGTATAGAATTGTGAATGGAATACGAGTTTAGGTGTGAAGGGGGATGTGTTAGCCTTAAGTATGAGGCACAGAACTAAATTCGATACCATCTTAACACACAATTTTATCGATGACTATGATCTTGGCTTAGTTAACAACATTCCATATAGCAAATCGGGTTCGGAGAAGTCGAATCCACGTTCCGAAACAATAGTATCAGCCTGTGGAATGTAACCCCATAATAACCAGGTGGCAAGTCActtttaataaaactaaacGTAGACTTATCCATATTATAGAAGTCAAGTGTAATGCCTGGAATAATGCAATCGCGAGTCGTCAATATTTTTGACAATAAAAAAGGTCTATAACTTATTTGTAAAGTAAGAGAACACGGCTAGGCATACAGATTGTgtatatacattattttagATATACTAAGGACATGTGActggcaaatatttatatactattCTATGAGCTATGTATCTGCAAGTCAAACACTGTACTATAAAGTACTGTGTCTATGAGTCCCAAAACAATCCCCAAAGAAATTGAACACCAACTACCCCAAAGATCGGCTTCCATTGATCCAAAGGCCCTTTAGCCATAACCTTAAACTTATAATTAAAGCTAACCAATAACAAAACTGGAAACGCAACGTCCACAACAATATTAATACTTGCAAACTTTTAACCCTAGCTTACACTTAAGAGAGTGCAACACTTTTCTAAAGTTTTGGCGATAGTCCAATGATCGGGATGCTCAGTTTCTAGTATATAAAAAACCCCTTGGAGAATACGGAGAGAGACGCTCACTTAATCCGTAGCGCACTAAGTTTTACTAACTAATTAGCCTATGAATAACCAAGCCGGCTTGTGTCGCCATCTCAACAAATCTAAAACAAGACAAGGAAACACACTAAACACCACAAGAAAATTATTCAATCATGGAAAATACtgaaaaacataaaagaagaagaacattAAAAGGCAAACAccacaaaagaaaaactaatttgtaaaaatattaatagcgaataaaaattataatttaaaaactctaTTATTGCTAATAGCATTGATAATGGGATTCTGATTGGGCATTGGCGCGCTCATGACCATACGCCTACTCATCTGACGCTTCCTTCCGTTGACACAACACCTAACCAATTACTAAATCCAAGAACATTCTGGCGGCAAAGTGGTGTTGCTCTACTAATACCGGGTATGTggattctttaaattaatgattaaTGATTTAAAAGTTCGTTTACCTTCCTGATTGTGGTACAATTAAGTCGTAACTACTCCATTTTTAGGACAATAAAGTCTCAACATTTGCTTTGTACTTCCTTTATAAAGCATTCTTAAAGACTATATGAATACGTCCTTTATTTTGTATGCCAGAGTAATAGCTAGTTTGAAATCTGCGCGTCACTGGACAACgtgttgaaatttaaattgaaggCGCTTCGCACTGTCGACCAACATTTACTGTAGTTTACATAATTTTACAGCACTCGAATTAAAAGCATTTATTGGTCAGAGTATTTCGAAATCACTTCTATGCTAGCGGGTTTCTGGCAAGACTTGGGCTGGTTGCTGCATATTGACTGGCATAATTTTGAGGGGCACGTGAATCGCATGAAAATAGCCACTTAAATTAGAGTCCCCCACAACGTGGTGGGACATGGAAAGCGCCATATTAAACCGCAAATGCGTAATCCATAAGATGGGCATCAACACgcaaacatacatatatacacagatacaaaccccttttttttattccgaATGCAAACATCAGGAAAAACTCGGGAAATCGGCAGTCTCTCGCGTTCAGCCGATCTAAAAAGTTAGATTGACTGCTAAAAGTAATTCAGTAAATTCGTAAAAATCGTTCTGTTACGTTGGAATTTTTCGGTGTCCACTGACGCATATAGAAAACTGAATGAAGCTTTGAGACGATCAGAGTTGCCTCAGTCTGCCTTCGAACGTCGCTCGTGTAGGAATTCAAGTTTGGGCAGCGGATTGGGGCTTCCCAGTTCAACGCCATGCTGTCCTGCATAATCCTAATCagctggctgctgctggtgtggTTTTACTTCCTGTGGAGTCGCCGAAGATACTATATTGCCGCTTGGCAGTTGAGAGGACCCGTTGGATGGCCGTTAATTGGCATGGGATTACAGATGATGAATCCGGCGAGTAAGCGTTAGGAGATATCACTTGGCCAGCTGTCGACTGAACTCCTTGCAGCCTTTTTACAGTACATGGATGGTTTGTCGCGGCAGTTTAAGGCTCCGTTTATATCGTGGATGGGAACCGACTGCTTCCTGTACATCAACGATCCAAGCACCGTAGAGCAAATCTTTAATTCGACGCACTGCACCAATAAGGGCGACTTATATCGATTCATTAGCTCGGCCATTGGTGACGGACTATTCACGTCCAGTTGGCCTCGTTGGCACAAGCACCGTCGCCTCATTAATCCAGCCTTCGGTCGCCAAATCCTCAGCAACTTTCTGCCCATCTTCAATGCCGAAGCGGAGGTCCTGCTGCAGAAGCTGGACCTAGAGGGTGTGCAGCATGGAAAGAGGCTGGAGATCTATCAAATTCTCAAGAAAATCGTCTTGGAAGCGGCTTGCCGTGAGTTCGTTTTTGGATTCTCGATTTATTAACTGCTCAACACTTGCAGAGACAACCATGGGCAGGAAAATGAATTTTCAGCACGATGGTTCTGTCGCTATTTTTGAAGCTTACAACGGGTAAGTAAAAGTTTTATGGTGAGAGGTTATGTAAAGTTACATTTTTAGTGTCTCTATTActttacttaaataaatagtattaTGTATTGTCTTAGAGTCAAAACCGTTTCCGTAATTGCAAAGCTACTCTGTTAAATGTCTTTTGTTCCTTTTACActgctatatattttaacgATCACGGGGtatgtttcatatttttacacacaaaataaatgaggttattataaaaatatgacCCATACATCTTCCAGTACGTATTCTTTTCAAGCTTCCATTTAAATAAGGCATCGGAATTTTGTTGCacattttgttaaataaaaaaaataaacaacaaccaTAATGCCTTTGTAAATCAGTATAGATGCAGTATTCAGCATCGATTATTATTCAACTTAGCTGACTCAGATCCTTGTAATATAGCAATGTCCATAATGTATTCTCGGCATCTTTGACTCGGACTAATGGTGAACAAATATAAGTATATCAACATTGTTGTTAAGTAAAGGATAAAGAACACaattttcgatatattttttacagaataaagatagtttttgtttaaaaacgtattatttaaaaatgaataatgcttttaaaatatattagtaaGCTTTCGGCTGTCTTTTTATGGTTACTAAGACAAAAAAAGTATTCTATTTAGAtaactggaactggaactaGAATGTATAGATTGTATATTGATTGATCTTATTTTCAAGCCTTACTGAAGTGTGTGTTAAACGGATGCTGTCGCCCTGGCTCTATCCGGGGCTCATCTACCGACGATCGCGGCTTTATGGCCAACAGAAAAAGGTGGTTGGCATACTTTTTGGATTTA
Above is a genomic segment from Drosophila kikkawai strain 14028-0561.14 chromosome 3R, DkikHiC1v2, whole genome shotgun sequence containing:
- the Mkk4 gene encoding dual specificity mitogen-activated protein kinase kinase 4, yielding MAERPKNLFATGPSRSRDPPDQLSLNNLSIRHPPSSTSSTSSGSTSSGSSSSSQHNNMSRCFGAQQPLQPPPPVTAAPLASSSNSNNSSAADRHRERIRQQACGKLQFGEGPVNTHHFTSDDLDDEGEIGRGAFGAVNKMIFKKLDKVMAVKRIRSTVDEKEQKQLLMDLEVVMKSNECIYIVQFYGALFKEGDCWICMELMDTSLDKFYKYIYEKQQRHIPESILAKITVATVNALNYLKEELKIIHRDVKPSNILLHRRGDIKLCDFGISGQLVDSIAKTKDAGCRPYMAPERIDPERAKGYDVRSDVWSLGITLMEVATGTFPYRKWDSVFEQLCQVVQGEPPRLLTSYNGMEFSKEFVDFVNTCLIKKESDRPKYSRLLEMPFIRRGETSHTDVAVYVADILESMEKDGITQFTANQQAES